Part of the Planctomycetaceae bacterium genome, TCTCCCCGTCAGATCGCGGCAGCCACCGCAGGTTCGCGACTGTGCCGTTCTGCTGCGTCGCAGATTTCCGTCAGGATGTCTTCGATACCGTACTGCTGCTTCCAGTTCGGATAATCCGCCTGGAACCGGCGTGTGTCGGAGATGTACCAGATGTGATCTCCGATTCGCGGCGTTTCGGAATAGCTGACGTTCATCGATCGCCCGACCAGGCGTTCGCAGATCGCGATGGCTTCCGTCATCGAACAGTTGCTGAACCGGCCTCCGCCGGCGTTGTACACGGCGCCTGGCTTCGGGTTCCGGTGGTATTCCCAGAACATCCGCACCAGATCCAGCGAATGAATGTTGTCGCGGACCTGTTTGGCTCGGTAGCCGTAAACGGTGTACGGCTCGCCGGTGATGCAGCATTTGACAAGGTAGGACAGAAAGCCGTGCAGCCGGGTTCCGGAATGTCCGGGTCCGGTCAGACAGCCGCCGCGAAAACAGACGGTGTTGATGCCGAAGTAGCGACCGTATTCCTGAACCAGCGCGTCGGCCGCCAGTTTCGAGACACCGAACAGTGAATGCCGCGTCTGATCGACGGACATGCTCT contains:
- a CDS encoding NAD-dependent epimerase/dehydratase family protein — translated: MSKIAIVTGSAGLIGAESVRFLSSKGYRVVGIDNDMRREFFGDDASTRWSREQLQETVPGYCHESLDIRHHARVEPLFAELGSDIDIVVHTAAQPSHDWAATAPFVDFSVNANGTLVLLELVRKYCPKASFIFTSTNKVYGDNPNRLPLVEQETRFELHPSHPFAQHGIDESMSVDQTRHSLFGVSKLAADALVQEYGRYFGINTVCFRGGCLTGPGHSGTRLHGFLSYLVKCCITGEPYTVYGYRAKQVRDNIHSLDLVRMFWEYHRNPKPGAVYNAGGGRFSNCSMTEAIAICERLVGRSMNVSYSETPRIGDHIWYISDTRRFQADYPNWKQQYGIEDILTEICDAAERHSREPAVAAAI